One genomic segment of Macaca fascicularis isolate 582-1 chromosome 19, T2T-MFA8v1.1 includes these proteins:
- the FOSB gene encoding protein FosB isoform X3 has protein sequence MFQAFPGDYDSGSRCSSSPSAESQYLSSVDSFGSPPTATASQECAGLGEMPGSFVPTVTAITTSQDLQWLVQPTLISSMAQSQGQPLASQPPVVDPYDMPGTSYSTPGMSGYSSGGASGSGGPSTSGTTSGPGPARPARARPRRPREETLTPEEEEKRRVRRERNKLAAAKCRNRRRELTDRLQAETDQLEEEKAELESEIAELQKEKERLEFVLVAHKPGCKIPYEEGPGPGPLAE, from the exons ATGTTTCAAGCTTTCCCCGGAGACTACGACTCCGGCTCCCGGTGCAGTTCCTCACCCTCTGCCGAGTCTCAATATCTGTCTTCGGTGGACTCCTTCGGCAGTCCACCCACCGCCACCGCCTCCCAG GAGTGCGCCGGTCTCGGGGAAATGCCCGGTTCCTTCGTGCCCACGGTCACCGCGATCACAACCAGCCAGGACCTCCAGTGGCTTGTGCAACCCACCCTCATCTCTTCCATGGCCCAGTCCCAGGGGCAGCCACTGGCCTCCCAGCCCCCGGTCGTCGATCCCTACGACATGCCGGGAACCAGCTACTCCACGCCAGGCATGAGTGGCTACAGCAGTGGCGGAGCGAGTGGCAGCGGTGGGCCTTCCACCAGCGGAACCACCAGTGGGCCTGGGCCTGCCCGCCCAGCCCGAGCCCGGCCTAGGAGACCCCGAGAAGAGACG CTCACcccagaggaagaggagaagcgAAGGGTGCGCCGGGAACGAAATAAACTAGCAGCAGCTAAATGCAGGAACCGGCGGAGGGAGCTGACCGACCGACTCCAGGCG GAGACAGATCAGttggaggaagaaaaagcagAGCTGGAGTCGGAGATCGCCGAGCTCCAAAAGGAGAAGGAACGTCTGGAGTTTGTGCTGGTGGCCCACAAACCGGGCTGCAAGATCCCCTACGAAGAGGGGCCTGGGCCGGGCCCGCTGGCGGAG TGA
- the FOSB gene encoding protein FosB isoform X1, translating to MFQAFPGDYDSGSRCSSSPSAESQYLSSVDSFGSPPTATASQECAGLGEMPGSFVPTVTAITTSQDLQWLVQPTLISSMAQSQGQPLASQPPVVDPYDMPGTSYSTPGMSGYSSGGASGSGGPSTSGTTSGPGPARPARARPRRPREETLTPEEEEKRRVRRERNKLAAAKCRNRRRELTDRLQAETDQLEEEKAELESEIAELQKEKERLEFVLVAHKPGCKIPYEEGPGPGPLAEVRDLPGSAPAKEDGFSWLLPPPPPPPLPFQTSQDAPPNLTASLFTHSEVQVLGDPFPVVNPSYTSSFVLTCPEVSAFAGAQRTSGSDQPSDPLNSPSLLAL from the exons ATGTTTCAAGCTTTCCCCGGAGACTACGACTCCGGCTCCCGGTGCAGTTCCTCACCCTCTGCCGAGTCTCAATATCTGTCTTCGGTGGACTCCTTCGGCAGTCCACCCACCGCCACCGCCTCCCAG GAGTGCGCCGGTCTCGGGGAAATGCCCGGTTCCTTCGTGCCCACGGTCACCGCGATCACAACCAGCCAGGACCTCCAGTGGCTTGTGCAACCCACCCTCATCTCTTCCATGGCCCAGTCCCAGGGGCAGCCACTGGCCTCCCAGCCCCCGGTCGTCGATCCCTACGACATGCCGGGAACCAGCTACTCCACGCCAGGCATGAGTGGCTACAGCAGTGGCGGAGCGAGTGGCAGCGGTGGGCCTTCCACCAGCGGAACCACCAGTGGGCCTGGGCCTGCCCGCCCAGCCCGAGCCCGGCCTAGGAGACCCCGAGAAGAGACG CTCACcccagaggaagaggagaagcgAAGGGTGCGCCGGGAACGAAATAAACTAGCAGCAGCTAAATGCAGGAACCGGCGGAGGGAGCTGACCGACCGACTCCAGGCG GAGACAGATCAGttggaggaagaaaaagcagAGCTGGAGTCGGAGATCGCCGAGCTCCAAAAGGAGAAGGAACGTCTGGAGTTTGTGCTGGTGGCCCACAAACCGGGCTGCAAGATCCCCTACGAAGAGGGGCCTGGGCCGGGCCCGCTGGCGGAGGTGAGAGATTTGCCGGGCTCAGCACCGGCTAAGGAAGATGGCTTCAGCTGGCTGCTGCCGCCCCCGCCACCACCGCCCCTGCCCTTCCAGACCAGCCAAGACGCACCCCCCAACCTGACGGCTTCTCTCTTTACACACAGTGAAGTTCAAGTCCTCGGCGACCCCTTCCCCGTTGTTAACCCTTCGTACACTTCTTCGTTTGTCCTCACCTGCCCGGAGGTCTCCGCGTTCGCCGGCGCCCAACGCACCAGCGGCAGTGACCAGCCTTCCGATCCCCTGAACTCGCCCTCCCTCCTTGCTCTGTGA
- the FOSB gene encoding protein FosB isoform X4, whose product MPGSFVPTVTAITTSQDLQWLVQPTLISSMAQSQGQPLASQPPVVDPYDMPGTSYSTPGMSGYSSGGASGSGGPSTSGTTSGPGPARPARARPRRPREETLTPEEEEKRRVRRERNKLAAAKCRNRRRELTDRLQAETDQLEEEKAELESEIAELQKEKERLEFVLVAHKPGCKIPYEEGPGPGPLAE is encoded by the exons ATGCCCGGTTCCTTCGTGCCCACGGTCACCGCGATCACAACCAGCCAGGACCTCCAGTGGCTTGTGCAACCCACCCTCATCTCTTCCATGGCCCAGTCCCAGGGGCAGCCACTGGCCTCCCAGCCCCCGGTCGTCGATCCCTACGACATGCCGGGAACCAGCTACTCCACGCCAGGCATGAGTGGCTACAGCAGTGGCGGAGCGAGTGGCAGCGGTGGGCCTTCCACCAGCGGAACCACCAGTGGGCCTGGGCCTGCCCGCCCAGCCCGAGCCCGGCCTAGGAGACCCCGAGAAGAGACG CTCACcccagaggaagaggagaagcgAAGGGTGCGCCGGGAACGAAATAAACTAGCAGCAGCTAAATGCAGGAACCGGCGGAGGGAGCTGACCGACCGACTCCAGGCG GAGACAGATCAGttggaggaagaaaaagcagAGCTGGAGTCGGAGATCGCCGAGCTCCAAAAGGAGAAGGAACGTCTGGAGTTTGTGCTGGTGGCCCACAAACCGGGCTGCAAGATCCCCTACGAAGAGGGGCCTGGGCCGGGCCCGCTGGCGGAG TGA
- the FOSB gene encoding protein FosB isoform X2 → MPGSFVPTVTAITTSQDLQWLVQPTLISSMAQSQGQPLASQPPVVDPYDMPGTSYSTPGMSGYSSGGASGSGGPSTSGTTSGPGPARPARARPRRPREETLTPEEEEKRRVRRERNKLAAAKCRNRRRELTDRLQAETDQLEEEKAELESEIAELQKEKERLEFVLVAHKPGCKIPYEEGPGPGPLAEVRDLPGSAPAKEDGFSWLLPPPPPPPLPFQTSQDAPPNLTASLFTHSEVQVLGDPFPVVNPSYTSSFVLTCPEVSAFAGAQRTSGSDQPSDPLNSPSLLAL, encoded by the exons ATGCCCGGTTCCTTCGTGCCCACGGTCACCGCGATCACAACCAGCCAGGACCTCCAGTGGCTTGTGCAACCCACCCTCATCTCTTCCATGGCCCAGTCCCAGGGGCAGCCACTGGCCTCCCAGCCCCCGGTCGTCGATCCCTACGACATGCCGGGAACCAGCTACTCCACGCCAGGCATGAGTGGCTACAGCAGTGGCGGAGCGAGTGGCAGCGGTGGGCCTTCCACCAGCGGAACCACCAGTGGGCCTGGGCCTGCCCGCCCAGCCCGAGCCCGGCCTAGGAGACCCCGAGAAGAGACG CTCACcccagaggaagaggagaagcgAAGGGTGCGCCGGGAACGAAATAAACTAGCAGCAGCTAAATGCAGGAACCGGCGGAGGGAGCTGACCGACCGACTCCAGGCG GAGACAGATCAGttggaggaagaaaaagcagAGCTGGAGTCGGAGATCGCCGAGCTCCAAAAGGAGAAGGAACGTCTGGAGTTTGTGCTGGTGGCCCACAAACCGGGCTGCAAGATCCCCTACGAAGAGGGGCCTGGGCCGGGCCCGCTGGCGGAGGTGAGAGATTTGCCGGGCTCAGCACCGGCTAAGGAAGATGGCTTCAGCTGGCTGCTGCCGCCCCCGCCACCACCGCCCCTGCCCTTCCAGACCAGCCAAGACGCACCCCCCAACCTGACGGCTTCTCTCTTTACACACAGTGAAGTTCAAGTCCTCGGCGACCCCTTCCCCGTTGTTAACCCTTCGTACACTTCTTCGTTTGTCCTCACCTGCCCGGAGGTCTCCGCGTTCGCCGGCGCCCAACGCACCAGCGGCAGTGACCAGCCTTCCGATCCCCTGAACTCGCCCTCCCTCCTTGCTCTGTGA
- the RTN2 gene encoding reticulon-2 isoform X1 — translation MGQVLPVFAHCKEAPSTASSTPDSTEGGNDDSDFRELHTAREFSEEDEEETTSQDWGTPRELTFSYIAFDGVVGSGGRRDSTARRPRPQGRSVSEPRDQHPQPSLGDSLESIPSLSQSPEPGHRGDSDTAPPSERPLEDLRLRLDKLGWVARGVGSGEDSSTSSSTPLEDEEPEESNRLEAGEAGEELDLRLRLAQSSPPEVLTPQLSPGSGTPQAGTPSPSRSRDSNSGPEEPLLEEEEKQQGPLEQEPIRGQCFDSTDQLEFTVEPRLLVADLLYWKDTRTSGVVFTGLMVSLLCLLHFSIVSVAAHVALLLLCGTISLRVYRKVLQAVHRGDGANPFQAYLDVDLTLTREQTERLSQQIASRVVSAATQLRHFFLVEDLVDSLKLALLFYILTFVGAIFNGLTLLILGVIGLFTIPLLYRQHQAQIDQYVGLVTNQLSHIKAKIRAKIPGTGALASAAAAVSGSKAKAE, via the exons AAGAAGCTCCGTCTACAGCCTCCTCAACCCCTGATTCCACAGAAG GAGGGAACGACGACTCTGATTTTCGGGAGCTGCACACAGCCCGGGAATTCTcagaggaggacgaggaggagacCACGTCGCAGGACTGGGGCACCCCCCGGGAGTTGACCTTCTCCTACATCGCCTTTGATGGCGTAGTGGGCTCCGGGGGCCGTAGGGATTCAACTgcccgccgcccccgcccccaggGCCGCTCAGTCTCGGAACCACGAGACCAGCACCCtcagcccagcctgggcgacagcttGGAGAGCATCCCCAGCCTGAGCCAATCCCCAGAGCCTGGACACCGGGGTGATTCTGACACCGCCCCTCCATCCGAGCGCCCCCTGGAAGACCTGAGGCTTCGGTTGGACAAGCTGGGCTGGGTGGCCCGGGGAGTGGGATCCGGGGAGGACTCTTCCACCAGCAGCTCCACCCCGCTGGAAGACGAAGAACCCGAAGAATCCAACAGATTGGAGGCAGGAGAAGCTGGGGAAG AACTGGACCTACGACTCCGACTTGCTCAGTCCTCACCGCCCGAGGTCTTGACTCCCCAGCTCAGTCCGGGCTCTGGCACACCCCAGGCCGGTACTCCGTCCCCATCCCGATCTCGAGATTCGAACTCTGGGCCCGAAGAGCCTTTgctggaagaggaagaaaagcagcAGGGGCCACTGGAGCAAGAGCCAATAAGGGGACAGTGCTTCGATAGCACGGACCAATTAGAATTCACGGTGGAGCCACGCCTTCTAG TGGCGGACTTGCTGTACTGGAAGGACACGAGGACGTCAGGAGTGGTCTTCACAGGCCTCATggtctccctcctctgcctcctgcactTTAGCATCGTGTCCGTGGCCGCGCACGTGGCTCTGTTGCTGCTCTGCGGCACCATCTCTCTCAGGGTTTACCGCAAAGTGCTGCAGGCCGTGCACCGGGGGGACGGAGCCAACCCTTTCCA GGCCTACCTGGATGTGGACCTCACCCTGACTCGGGAGCAGACGGAACGTTTGTCCCAGCAGATCGCCTCCCGCGTGGTCTCGGCGGCCACGCAGCTGCGGCATTTCTTCCTGGTAGAAGACCTCGTGGATTCCCTCAAG CTGGCCCTCCTCTTCTACATCTTGACCTTCGTGGGTGCCATCTTCAATGGTTTGACGCTTCTCATTCTGG GAGTGATCGGTCTATTCACCATCCCCCTGCTGTACCGGCAGCACCAG GCTCAGATCGACCAGTATGTGGGGTTGGTGACCAATCAGTTGAGCCACATCAAAGCTAA GATCCGAGCTAAAATCCCAGGGACCGGAGCCCTGGCCTCTGCAGCAGCCGCAGTCTCCGGATCCAAAGCCAAAGCCGAATGA
- the RTN2 gene encoding reticulon-2 isoform X3, translated as MGQVLPVFAHCKEAPSTASSTPDSTEGGNDDSDFRELHTAREFSEEDEEETTSQDWGTPRELTFSYIAFDGVVGSGGRRDSTARRPRPQGRSVSEPRDQHPQPSLGDSLESIPSLSQSPEPGHRGDSDTAPPSERPLEDLRLRLDKLGWVARGVGSGEDSSTSSSTPLEDEEPEESNRLEAGEAGEELDLRLRLAQSSPPEVLTPQLSPGSGTPQAGTPSPSRSRDSNSGPEEPLLEEEEKQQGPLEQEPIRGQCFDSTDQLEFTVEPRLLGTAMEWLKTSLLLAVYKTVPILELSPPLWTAIGWVQRGPTPPTPVLWVLLKWAKSPRSSGVPSLSLGADMGSKVADLLYWKDTRTSGVVFTGLMVSLLCLLHFSIVSVAAHVALLLLCGTISLRVYRKVLQAVHRGDGANPFQAYLDVDLTLTREQTERLSQQIASRVVSAATQLRHFFLVEDLVDSLKLALLFYILTFVGAIFNGLTLLILGVIGLFTIPLLYRQHQAQIDQYVGLVTNQLSHIKAKIRAKIPGTGALASAAAAVSGSKAKAE; from the exons AAGAAGCTCCGTCTACAGCCTCCTCAACCCCTGATTCCACAGAAG GAGGGAACGACGACTCTGATTTTCGGGAGCTGCACACAGCCCGGGAATTCTcagaggaggacgaggaggagacCACGTCGCAGGACTGGGGCACCCCCCGGGAGTTGACCTTCTCCTACATCGCCTTTGATGGCGTAGTGGGCTCCGGGGGCCGTAGGGATTCAACTgcccgccgcccccgcccccaggGCCGCTCAGTCTCGGAACCACGAGACCAGCACCCtcagcccagcctgggcgacagcttGGAGAGCATCCCCAGCCTGAGCCAATCCCCAGAGCCTGGACACCGGGGTGATTCTGACACCGCCCCTCCATCCGAGCGCCCCCTGGAAGACCTGAGGCTTCGGTTGGACAAGCTGGGCTGGGTGGCCCGGGGAGTGGGATCCGGGGAGGACTCTTCCACCAGCAGCTCCACCCCGCTGGAAGACGAAGAACCCGAAGAATCCAACAGATTGGAGGCAGGAGAAGCTGGGGAAG AACTGGACCTACGACTCCGACTTGCTCAGTCCTCACCGCCCGAGGTCTTGACTCCCCAGCTCAGTCCGGGCTCTGGCACACCCCAGGCCGGTACTCCGTCCCCATCCCGATCTCGAGATTCGAACTCTGGGCCCGAAGAGCCTTTgctggaagaggaagaaaagcagcAGGGGCCACTGGAGCAAGAGCCAATAAGGGGACAGTGCTTCGATAGCACGGACCAATTAGAATTCACGGTGGAGCCACGCCTTCTAG GAACAGCTATGGAATGGTTAAAGACATCATTGCTTTTGGCTGTTTACAAGACGGTTCCAATTTTGGAATTGTCCCCACCTCTATGGACAGCCATTGGCTGGGTCCAAAGGGGCCCCACCCCCCCTACTCCTGTTCTCTGGGTTCTACTGAAGTGGGCAAAATCCCCGAGAAGCAGCGGTGTCCCCAGCCTCTCACTCGGAGCCGATATGGGGAGTAAAG TGGCGGACTTGCTGTACTGGAAGGACACGAGGACGTCAGGAGTGGTCTTCACAGGCCTCATggtctccctcctctgcctcctgcactTTAGCATCGTGTCCGTGGCCGCGCACGTGGCTCTGTTGCTGCTCTGCGGCACCATCTCTCTCAGGGTTTACCGCAAAGTGCTGCAGGCCGTGCACCGGGGGGACGGAGCCAACCCTTTCCA GGCCTACCTGGATGTGGACCTCACCCTGACTCGGGAGCAGACGGAACGTTTGTCCCAGCAGATCGCCTCCCGCGTGGTCTCGGCGGCCACGCAGCTGCGGCATTTCTTCCTGGTAGAAGACCTCGTGGATTCCCTCAAG CTGGCCCTCCTCTTCTACATCTTGACCTTCGTGGGTGCCATCTTCAATGGTTTGACGCTTCTCATTCTGG GAGTGATCGGTCTATTCACCATCCCCCTGCTGTACCGGCAGCACCAG GCTCAGATCGACCAGTATGTGGGGTTGGTGACCAATCAGTTGAGCCACATCAAAGCTAA GATCCGAGCTAAAATCCCAGGGACCGGAGCCCTGGCCTCTGCAGCAGCCGCAGTCTCCGGATCCAAAGCCAAAGCCGAATGA
- the RTN2 gene encoding reticulon-2 isoform X2 translates to MGSKVADLLYWKDTRTSGVVFTGLMVSLLCLLHFSIVSVAAHVALLLLCGTISLRVYRKVLQAVHRGDGANPFQAYLDVDLTLTREQTERLSQQIASRVVSAATQLRHFFLVEDLVDSLKLALLFYILTFVGAIFNGLTLLILGVIGLFTIPLLYRQHQAQIDQYVGLVTNQLSHIKAKIRAKIPGTGALASAAAAVSGSKAKAE, encoded by the exons ATGGGGAGTAAAG TGGCGGACTTGCTGTACTGGAAGGACACGAGGACGTCAGGAGTGGTCTTCACAGGCCTCATggtctccctcctctgcctcctgcactTTAGCATCGTGTCCGTGGCCGCGCACGTGGCTCTGTTGCTGCTCTGCGGCACCATCTCTCTCAGGGTTTACCGCAAAGTGCTGCAGGCCGTGCACCGGGGGGACGGAGCCAACCCTTTCCA GGCCTACCTGGATGTGGACCTCACCCTGACTCGGGAGCAGACGGAACGTTTGTCCCAGCAGATCGCCTCCCGCGTGGTCTCGGCGGCCACGCAGCTGCGGCATTTCTTCCTGGTAGAAGACCTCGTGGATTCCCTCAAG CTGGCCCTCCTCTTCTACATCTTGACCTTCGTGGGTGCCATCTTCAATGGTTTGACGCTTCTCATTCTGG GAGTGATCGGTCTATTCACCATCCCCCTGCTGTACCGGCAGCACCAG GCTCAGATCGACCAGTATGTGGGGTTGGTGACCAATCAGTTGAGCCACATCAAAGCTAA GATCCGAGCTAAAATCCCAGGGACCGGAGCCCTGGCCTCTGCAGCAGCCGCAGTCTCCGGATCCAAAGCCAAAGCCGAATGA